TGGTTGCTACTCTTTTTGAAAATTCAAGAACAGCTTTTATCTGAATCGCCTTTACACGGCCGATTCCCTTTACTTTCATAAACTGTTCAATTGAGACGTTGTTTAGTGATGAAAGTCTTCCGTCCTGAGAAAGCTTTAGAACCATCTGTGCAAGCTCTACAGCAGTGTATGACTTTGTTCCTGTCTTAATTATTATAGCAAGCAATTCGGCATTAGACAGGGACTCTGCCCCCACCTCCGACATTTTTTCATAAGGCCTCTCACATACGGGAAGCTCTTTTATTTTTAGCCTTTCCATTGTTTCCCTCATTATTTCAGCTAATTAATTTACTTCTCTAAAGTTACTAATAATTTCTTTTTTAAACTAAAATCTTGCCACTAAAGTTGTATCATCCATTTCAATTTATTATATCATGTTTTTATCCTAATTACATCGTCATTATAATCCTAATTTTTAATGAAACTGATATTACAGAAATGAATTTATTTAATGATTTTTTCATTAAGCTTTTCCAACATATTACCAAGCCTGTTCAGAGGAAGTCCTACAATATTTGAGTAACATCCTTTTATACCTTTTACAAATATTGCTCCTACACCCTGAGCTGCATATGAACCTGCCTTACCAAATGCCTCACCGCTTTTAATGTATGCTTTAATTTTCTCGTCATCCAGCTCTATAAATTTAACAAAAGTTGTTTCGTGTTGTATAAGCTCAATCTTGTTATCCAAGTCTAGCAGACATATTCCTGTGATTACCTCATGTTCCTTGCCACTAAGCTTTTTAAGCATGTTATAAGCATCTTCCGAGTCTTTAGGCTTACCTAAAATCTCATCATCAATAACAACAATAGTATCGGCACCCAAAATCAAACCCTTTTGAACCTTGTCAGCAACATCTCTTGCTTTTTGATACGACAGTTGTTCTGCCTTTTTAGCAGGAGTACCCGACAGTTCACTTATATTCTCTTCAATGTCACTGGGAATAATTTCAAATGGTAGTTTGATTTGTTCCAGTAGATCCTTTCTTCTTGGAGATGATGAAGCTAAAACTATATTCCTCATTAATGAATTTCCTCTTAAATAGCATATATTTTTTTAATATTATATATTTTTATTATTAATATATCAAATATTATGAACCCTTATTGTATTATTTACTATGCAGTATAATAATACTAATTGTATTATTTGGATGTATTTTAAGATATTACATGTCTACGAAGTGAATATTATTAATAAATATTACTTCTCAACTGTTTATTTTCGAAGTATAATATAGTAAACTATTAAAAAATAAGTGTTCAGCGGGTTTTCCAGATTAAATTAATTAAGGTTGGTGATTGAATGAGAATAGAAAAAGTTAATGAGAATGTATTGAGGGTCACAATCACATTAAATGACCTGGAAGAAAGAAATATCGATATTTCTTCTCTGAATTATAATTCACCTGCCGCCCAGGAATTATTTTGGGATATGATGGAACGTGCCGAAGAAGAATACGGCTTCGCATCAGGGGATTCTCAGCTGGTATTTGAAGCCTCTCCGGAAAACGAGGACGGATTTGTTGTAACTATAACAAAAATTGACTCAGACGGCGAATTCGAATCCATTCAAAAATATATTAAAAGCAAATATAAGAATTCCGATTTAAGGCAGAAAAAGAAGAAAAGTAAGGTTTGCTCCACTCTGAACATATACTGTTTTGATTCAATAGAGGACTTATGTGCTTTGGCAAAACAGATTTACCCTTTATACCATGGCGAAAGTACTGTTTATAGATACAGGAGCAGCTATTATCTTCTGCTGGCTGGATCTTCATCGTCTCCTCAGCTTGACATAATAATGGATGAGTATTCTGTTCAGGTAGGAAACGCCAACTTTTATGAAGGCTATCTTAACGAATATGGAGAGAGGATTATTCAGGAAAATGCTATAGAAACCTTAAATGTATACTTTTAGTAATCATGTAAACCGGCTGCCACATTCACTGCAGCCGGTTTTTATTTCTAATGTTCTAAGCTAATCTTTTGAGTACTTCAATTACCGCATCTCCAACTTCATTTGTCTTAGATGTTCCTCCCATATCAGGAGTTAGATGCTTCCTTTCTACCATTACCTTCTCTATTGCATTTAATACTTTACTTCCCCAATTCTCATAACCGAAGAAGTCAAGCATCTGGCTAACAGACCATATTGCAGCCAGTGGATTTGCCTTACCCTGTCCCGCAATATCAGGAGCTGAACCATGTACAGGTTCAAACATTGACGGATAAGTTCTTTCAGGATTTATATTTGCACCTGCTGCAAGTCCCATACCTCCTGAGATGGCAGCACCTAAATCCGTAACTATATCACCGAAGAGGTTTGATGTAACTACAACCTGGAATCTTTCAGGCTGCTTTACAAAGAACATACATGCTGCATCCACAAGATATGAATATGTTTTTACATCAGGATATTCTTTTCCAACTTCCTCAAATATCTGATCCCAGAATACCATAGAATAATTGAGGGCGTTTGCCTTGCTGATGCTTGTAAGGGTTTTTCCCTCTTTTCTTGCTACCTCATATGCGTATCTTATAATACGTTCACAGCCTTTGCGTGAAAATACTCCTGTTTGCAAAACTACTTCCTCTGGCTTGTCCTTGAACAGCCAGTCACCTGCACCTGCATATTCGCCCTCACTGTTTTCTCTTACTACTATCATGTCAATCTGGCTGCGGTCCACTCCCTTTAATGGACATTCAGCACCCTCAAGAAGCCTTACGGGACGCAGATTTACATACTGGTCAAATCCTTTTCTGATTTTAAGCAAAAGACCCCAAAGCGATATGTGGTCGGGTACACCCGGGTATCCTACAGCACCGAGATAAATTGCATCAAATTTCTTGAGTTGTTCCATACCATCATCGGCAATCATTTTTCCGGTCTTGACATAATACTCGCATCCCCATGGAAATTCGGTGAACTCAAAATTAATTTCCGGATTCAATTCAGATATTGCCTTTAACACTTTTACTCCTTCAGCAATTACTTCGGGACCTATTCCATCTCCCGCAATTACTGCAATCTTGTGTGTGTTCATTTCTTTACACCCCTAACTCTTTTATATGTAAAATAATTTGATTTCATCAACAGCCGGATTGTATCTGCAAAAGTCAGCTTTCCGAATGGGAATATATGGTTATTCCATCCGGAAAGCTAATGCTGTTCGACAAGAATCATTATTTTCCCACTATACCTTATTATGCACCAGTGCATTTTCTAATACTGTCTGCATGTCCGAGGCACAAATAAAGTTCAAAGACTTTCTTACATTTTGAGGTATTTCTTCAATATCCTTCTTATTATCAATTGGAAGAATTATAGTCTCAATTCCTGCTCTGTGTGCAGCCAGTACCTTTTCTTTAAGGCCCCCTATGGGAAGCACTCTGCCTCTTAGGGTAATTTCACCTGTCATGGCTACTTTTCTGCTTACCGGTACTCCTGACAATGCAGATACCATGGCAGTTGCCAGTGTGATTCCAGCCGAAGGCCCGTCTTTGGGAATTGCACCTTCTGGAACATGTATGTGTATGTCATTTTCTTCATGAAACTGCTCATTTATATTCAATTCTTTGCATCTAGACCTAATAAAGCTCATTGCCGCTTTTGCCGATTCCTTCATTACATCACCAAGATGCCCCGTAAGCTCCAACTTACCCTTTCCTTGCATCAGATTCACTTCTATAGAAAGTGTATCACCACCCACAGGAGTCCATGCAAGACCTCTGGCAATACCAATTTCATCCCTTTCGCCTGCATAGTCAAACCTGAACCTCTTCACTCCAAGAAATTTCTCCAGATTATTTCTGTTTACGGTTACCGATTTTTTGTTTTCAGATACAATAATTTTGGCAACCTTTCTACAAACAGAACCAATCTCTCTTTCCAGATTTCTTACTCCAGCCTCCCGGGTATAATAATTAATAATATCTCTTACTGTTCCTTCATCTATTCTTATGTTCCTTGACGTTAGTCCGTGAAGCTTCATCTGCTTTGGCAGCAGATATTTCATAGCTATATTTGCCTTATCCTCTTCGGTATAGCTGGAAAGATTTATTATCTCCATTCTGTCTAAAAGAGGCCTTGGTATGGTATCCAAAGTGTTGGCAGTAGTAAGGAATAATGCATTTGACAAATTAAACGGTAATTCCATGTAGTGGTCTCTGAAGGCAAAGTTCTGTTCTGAATCCAATACTTCAAGCATGGCTGAAGCAGGATCGCCTCTGAAATCACTGCTCATTTTATCTATCTCATCCAGAAGTATCAATGGATTGTTTGAGCCGGCCTGTTTTAAAGCTGATATTATTCTTCCGGGCATTGAACCAACATATGTCCTTCTGTGTCCTCTTATCTCCGACTCATCCTTAACACCTCCCAGAGAAATACGTACATAGTTCCTGTTCAGTGCCTTTGCTATTGACTTTGCAATGGAGGTCTTACCAACTCCTGGTGGTCCTACAAGACAAAGGATAGGCCCTTTGAGGCTGTTTTTCAGCTTTTGTACCGCCAAATATTCTATTATTCTTTCCTTTACCTTTGTAAGCCCGTAATGATCTTTCTCTAGTATTTCTTCGGCACTTTTTAAGTCTATATGCTCCTGCGTTGATTTATTCCAAGGTAAATCAAATATCCAATCAAGGTAAGTTCTGATTACTCCTCCTTCAGCAGAACCCTGAGGCATTTTTAAAAGTCTGTCTAATTCCTTCTGAACCTTCTTTTCAACCTCTTCGGGAAGTTCAGCTGATTTTAGTTTTTCTCTGTATTCCTCAACCTCTCCGGCAACTCCTTCTCTGTCACCCAGTTCGGTTTGAATTGCCTTCATCTGCTCACGAAGATAATACTCTTTCTGGAGTTTGTCTATTTGTTTCCTTACTTTTGTATTTATATCTTTTTCAATTTCAAGTATTTCTATTTCCTGGTATAGTATCTCCAGAAGCTTTTCGACCCTTCTTAGCGGATGAAATTCCGAAAGTATGGCCTGCTTCTGCTCAACCTTCAAAGGTATATTGTTTGCTATTATATCTGAAACCTGACTTATATTGCTAATCTCCACAACCGATAAGGCAGTATCCGGAGAAACCTTTCCGCTTAGCTTAACATACTCCTCAAATGCTGAAATCAGCCTTCTTTTCAAAGCTTCTACTTCATTTTCGTCAAAATCCTCTTCCGTCTTTGACTCAACTACTTCTGCGATAAAAAACGGATCATCCTGTACAAATTTCTTTATTTCGGCTCTGTTTATGCCCTCTACAAGAACTCTGATTGTATCACCCTGAAGTTTAAGTAACTGCTTAACCTTTGATATAGTACCAATTGAGTATATACCATCAGCACTGGGAGAATCCGCCGAAGCATCCTTTTGTGCAACAAGAAAAATCAGTTGGTCATTAATCATTGCCTC
This genomic stretch from Ruminiclostridium cellulolyticum H10 harbors:
- a CDS encoding Maf family protein, translating into MRNIVLASSSPRRKDLLEQIKLPFEIIPSDIEENISELSGTPAKKAEQLSYQKARDVADKVQKGLILGADTIVVIDDEILGKPKDSEDAYNMLKKLSGKEHEVITGICLLDLDNKIELIQHETTFVKFIELDDEKIKAYIKSGEAFGKAGSYAAQGVGAIFVKGIKGCYSNIVGLPLNRLGNMLEKLNEKIIK
- a CDS encoding adaptor protein MecA → MRIEKVNENVLRVTITLNDLEERNIDISSLNYNSPAAQELFWDMMERAEEEYGFASGDSQLVFEASPENEDGFVVTITKIDSDGEFESIQKYIKSKYKNSDLRQKKKKSKVCSTLNIYCFDSIEDLCALAKQIYPLYHGESTVYRYRSSYYLLLAGSSSSPQLDIIMDEYSVQVGNANFYEGYLNEYGERIIQENAIETLNVYF
- a CDS encoding tartrate dehydrogenase gives rise to the protein MNTHKIAVIAGDGIGPEVIAEGVKVLKAISELNPEINFEFTEFPWGCEYYVKTGKMIADDGMEQLKKFDAIYLGAVGYPGVPDHISLWGLLLKIRKGFDQYVNLRPVRLLEGAECPLKGVDRSQIDMIVVRENSEGEYAGAGDWLFKDKPEEVVLQTGVFSRKGCERIIRYAYEVARKEGKTLTSISKANALNYSMVFWDQIFEEVGKEYPDVKTYSYLVDAACMFFVKQPERFQVVVTSNLFGDIVTDLGAAISGGMGLAAGANINPERTYPSMFEPVHGSAPDIAGQGKANPLAAIWSVSQMLDFFGYENWGSKVLNAIEKVMVERKHLTPDMGGTSKTNEVGDAVIEVLKRLA
- the lon gene encoding endopeptidase La, whose protein sequence is MAENIKKKQKKQLPLLPLRGLTVFPFMTLYFDVGRDKSIKALEEAMINDQLIFLVAQKDASADSPSADGIYSIGTISKVKQLLKLQGDTIRVLVEGINRAEIKKFVQDDPFFIAEVVESKTEEDFDENEVEALKRRLISAFEEYVKLSGKVSPDTALSVVEISNISQVSDIIANNIPLKVEQKQAILSEFHPLRRVEKLLEILYQEIEILEIEKDINTKVRKQIDKLQKEYYLREQMKAIQTELGDREGVAGEVEEYREKLKSAELPEEVEKKVQKELDRLLKMPQGSAEGGVIRTYLDWIFDLPWNKSTQEHIDLKSAEEILEKDHYGLTKVKERIIEYLAVQKLKNSLKGPILCLVGPPGVGKTSIAKSIAKALNRNYVRISLGGVKDESEIRGHRRTYVGSMPGRIISALKQAGSNNPLILLDEIDKMSSDFRGDPASAMLEVLDSEQNFAFRDHYMELPFNLSNALFLTTANTLDTIPRPLLDRMEIINLSSYTEEDKANIAMKYLLPKQMKLHGLTSRNIRIDEGTVRDIINYYTREAGVRNLEREIGSVCRKVAKIIVSENKKSVTVNRNNLEKFLGVKRFRFDYAGERDEIGIARGLAWTPVGGDTLSIEVNLMQGKGKLELTGHLGDVMKESAKAAMSFIRSRCKELNINEQFHEENDIHIHVPEGAIPKDGPSAGITLATAMVSALSGVPVSRKVAMTGEITLRGRVLPIGGLKEKVLAAHRAGIETIILPIDNKKDIEEIPQNVRKSLNFICASDMQTVLENALVHNKV